From one Anabas testudineus chromosome 21, fAnaTes1.2, whole genome shotgun sequence genomic stretch:
- the slc5a3b gene encoding sodium/myo-inositol cotransporter gives MGTGMEAADISVVALYFVLVLVIGFFAMWKANRSTVSGYFLAGRSMNWIVIGASLFVSNIGSEHFIGLAGSGAASGFAVGAWEFNALLLMQLLGWVFIPVYIHSGVYTMPEYLSKRYGGNRLKVYFAFLSVMLYIFTKLSVDLYAGALFIQESLGWNLYVSIVLLISMTALLTVTGGLVAVLYTDALQAVLMIGGALTLTAISLIKVGGLEGVRTKYMQAVPNVSAIVATGNFTYSPSCRIEPKPNALRMLRGPLDEDIPWPGFILGQTPASIWYWCADQVIVQRVLAAKNLAHAKCSTLMAGCLKILPMFVIVIPGMISRILFADEIACIGPEHCMSVCGSQAGCSNIAYPRLVMAVMPVGLRGLMMAVMIAALMSDLDSIFNSASTIFTLDIYKTVRRKASQRELLIVGRMFVVVMVVISIAWVPVIIEMQGGQTYLYIQEVAGYLTPPIAALFLLGVFWKRCNEKGAFWGGMTGFTLGTLRLILAFIYRQPRCDQPDDRPAFIIHVHYMYFAAGLFWISGLVAVLVSLCTSPPEEERVRTTTVWGLRNIEKVPTKDSEEMYKLTDKSHCNGNQNLHKEMPQDIRIERCLDGADVKLLVPSTDHDPATPSTETSPASTPAERFGNGKMEMTGAEEGCHGNGETSICMRIFNWFCGYKEGERSTQQKGVQDDSKIIAEMLYEPPRVKLLLNLGLLCICSVGIFMFVYFSL, from the coding sequence ATGGGTACTGGAATGGAAGCAGCGGACATATCTGTTGTAGCACTATATTTTGTCCTGGTGCTAGTCATCGGGTTTTTTGCCATGTGGAAAGCCAATCGCAGCACTGTGAGTGGCTATTTCCTGGCTGGACGCTCCATGAACTGGATAGTGATAGGTGCATCACTCTTCGTCAGCAACATTGGCAGTGAACACTTCATAGGCCTGGCTGGGTCAGGAGCAGCAAGTGGCTTTGCCGTTGGAGCGTGGGAATTTAATGCACTTCTGCTAATGCAGCTGCTTGGCTGGGTGTTTATCCCTGTGTATATCCACTCGGGAGTCTACACCATGCCTGAGTACCTGTCGAAACGCTACGGCGGCAACAGGCTAAAGGTTTACTTTGCTTTCTTGTCTGTGATGCTTTATATTTTTACCAAGCTGTCTGTGGACTTGTATGCTGGAGCACTTTTTATTCAGGAGTCCCTTGGGTGGAACCTTTATGTGTCTATCGTTCTGCTCATCAGTATGACTGCACTGCTAACTGTCACCGGTGGACTTGTGGCAGTACTGTACACAGATGCACTTCAGGCAGTGTTGATGATTGGTGGAGCCCTAACCCTAACAGCCATCAGCCTAATCAAAGTTGGTGGGCTAGAGGGTGTGAGAACTAAGTACATGCAGGCAGTTCCTAATGTTTCTGCTATAGTGGCTACTGGAAATTTCACCTATTCTCCTTCCTGTCGCATTGAACCCAAACCAAATGCTCTACGCATGCTCCGAGGTCCTCTGGATGAAGACATCCCCTGGCCAGGCTTTATTCTGGGTCAGACTCCTGCATCTATTTGGTACTGGTGTGCAGACCAAGTCATTGTTCAGCGAGTATTGGCAGCAAAAAACCTCGCTCATGCCAAGTGCTCAACACTTATGGCTGGATGTCTCAAGATTCTGCCCATGTTTGTCATAGTCATTCCAGGAATGATCTCCCGCATTTTGTTTGCGGATGAGATCGCTTGCATTGGACCTGAgcactgcatgtctgtgtgtggttctCAGGCTGGCTGCTCAAACATTGCCTACCCACGCCTGGTCATGGCAGTGATGCCTGTTGGACTCAGAGGTCTGATGATGGCTGTTATGATTGCAGCTCTGATGAGTGATCTTGACTCAATCTTCAACAGTGCCAGCACTATATTCACCCTAGACATCTACAAAACAGTTCGGAGGAAGGCATCACAGCGAGAGCTGCTGATTGTGGGCCGCATGTTTGTTGTGGTCATGGTGGTGATCAGCATTGCCTGGGTCCCTGTTATTATTGAAATGCAAGGTGGACAAACATACCTCTATATCCAGGAAGTTGCTGGGTACTTAACTCCGCCAATCGCTGCCCTCTTCCTGCTAGGTGTGTTCTGGAAAAGATGTAATGAGAAAGGTGCATTTTGGGGAGGCATGACTGGTTTTACACTAGGCACTCTACGACTGATCCTTGCTTTCATTTATCGCCAGCCTCGCTGTGACCAGCCAGATGATAGGCCTGCCTTCATCATTCATGTTCACTACATGTATTTTGCTGCTGGGTTGTTTTGGATTTCAGGGCTGGTGGCAGTGCTGGTTAGTCTCTGCACCTCTCCCCCAGAGGAGGAGCGAGTTCGCACCACCACAGTCTGGGGGCTGCGCAATATTGAAAAAGTTCCCACCAAAGATAGCGAGGAAATGTACAAACTGACTGACAAGAGCCATTGTAATGGCAATCAAAACCTCCATAAAGAAATGCCCCAGGATATCAGAATAGAGAGGTGTTTGGATGGGGCAGACGTCAAACTCTTAGTTCCTTCCACTGACCATGACCCAGCAACCCCTAGCACCGAAACATCCCCTGCCAGCACCCCTGCAGAGCGATTTGGGAATGGAAAGATGGAGATGACTGGTGCAGAAGAAGGCTGCCATGGGAATGGGGAAACTAGCATTTGCATGCGTATATTCAACTGGTTTTGTGGGTATAAGGAAGGAGAACGAAGCACTCAACAAAAAGGGGTGCAGGATGACTCAAAAATCATTGCAGAGATGTTGTATGAGCCACCTAGAGTTAAATTGCTCCTCAATTTGGGCTTGCTATGCATCTGCTCTGTGGGCatcttcatgtttgtttatttctcactgtag
- the LOC113172808 gene encoding potassium voltage-gated channel subfamily E member 2: MLWPLKTWKKMSASDWSNLTLHLKDSLTSTLGHYLDSWRDNVTAAAKALDKTMAEENVRDVIWNLAVMIGMFAFIVVAILVSTVKSKRREHSNDPYHQYIKEDWTAQKQQNGAAANFAA; this comes from the exons atgctatg gcCTTTGAAAACCTGGAAAAAG ATGAGTGCCTCTGATTGGTCCAACTTGACCCTTCACCTGAAGGACTCCCTGACCAGTACTTTGGGTCACTATCTTGACAGCTGGAGGGATAACGTGACAGCCGCAGCCAAAGCTTTAGACAAGACAATGGCTGAGGAGAACGTCAGGGACGTCATCTGGAATCTGGCGGTGATGATCGGCATGTTCGCCTTCATTGTTGTGGCCATCCTGGTGAGCACAGTTAAATCTAAGCGGAGGGAGCACTCTAACGACCCCTACCACCAATACATCAAAGAGGACTGGACTGCTCAGAAACAGCAGAATGGCGCTGCAGCTAACTTTGCAGCTTGA